In Bacillus thuringiensis, the DNA window ACCCATATGCATATGTGCCGGAGCATCCGACATATTATGATTATTTAACGCTTTGGGAACATATTGAACTATTAATGGCTGCTCGTGAGAATGAGATAGGAAGCTGGGAAAGGAAAGCGGAAGAATTATTACATATGTTTCGAATGGATAAACATAAACATGAGTATTTATCAAAGTTTTCAAAAGGAATGAAACAAAAATCGATGCTCATTTTGGCGTTTTTAACTGAACCAGATTTTTATATCATTGATGAACCTTTTATCGGCTTAGATCCAGTAGCTACGAAAGAGTTTTTAAGTTATTTATATAAAGAGAAAGAACGTGGGGCAGGAATTTTACTTTGTACGCACGTATTAGATACAGCTGAAAGAATTTGTGAGAGATTTTTACTCATTTCACAGGGTACATTAGTCGCAGATGGACATTTAGAATCTATCCAAACGTTAGCGGAAATGCCAGGGAGTTCACTATTAGACTGTTTTGATGTAATCGTAAGGCGTGAACAGCATGATTAAACAACAATTTTATAAAAGATTGCGTCATGAACTGAGACGTAAATGGAAGTCCATACGTTCTATAACTGACTGGACAGTTGCGCTATATATTATAATTCCAGCACTTATATTTATGGGGATTTATTATCGCTCGCTATGGATAGAAGAATTATCGATGGGAGAGACAGTTTATTTCGGGTTAGGTCTATTCGCATTTTATATGATTACATATTCGAGAGGAGTTCGTTCATTTTTTGAACAAGCGGATAGTTTATTTTTAATTTCGTATCCCGCTCACATGCAAAAGTTAATCCAGTATGGTATGACATATACGTTTATTCGAATAGCGATAACGAATGTAGTGGTAGTAGTTTCTATGTTACCAGTGTTGATGAAAAGTATTGGAGTGACGAAGGTACAAATCGTATTATTTTGGCTATTCTTTACTGCATTTCGATTTATGATGTCGTTATTAACGAGATTTATTCATGTACGTGTGGGGAAACGCTGGCTACTATGGATAATAAAAAATGTAATATTTTCTATAAGTCTATCCTTTTTTGGATTGAGCCTGTTTCTTATTTATAAAAATCCATTCTATTCTATACTATGTATTGGACTAGCAGCTTTTCTAATTCTCGTATTGATAAAAGAAAAACTAAACTATAAAAATTGCTTTTTTAAAGAAGTTGAGAAAGAGAAAGAAGAAAGTATGCGC includes these proteins:
- a CDS encoding ABC transporter ATP-binding protein; the protein is MLEVNICSAGYEIGEKTIYDIAFSIEKGELVALIGANGAGKSTTIKTMLGLLVNMNGEISFGEKKNPYAYVPEHPTYYDYLTLWEHIELLMAARENEIGSWERKAEELLHMFRMDKHKHEYLSKFSKGMKQKSMLILAFLTEPDFYIIDEPFIGLDPVATKEFLSYLYKEKERGAGILLCTHVLDTAERICERFLLISQGTLVADGHLESIQTLAEMPGSSLLDCFDVIVRREQHD
- a CDS encoding ABC transporter permease — translated: MIKQQFYKRLRHELRRKWKSIRSITDWTVALYIIIPALIFMGIYYRSLWIEELSMGETVYFGLGLFAFYMITYSRGVRSFFEQADSLFLISYPAHMQKLIQYGMTYTFIRIAITNVVVVVSMLPVLMKSIGVTKVQIVLFWLFFTAFRFMMSLLTRFIHVRVGKRWLLWIIKNVIFSISLSFFGLSLFLIYKNPFYSILCIGLAAFLILVLIKEKLNYKNCFFKEVEKEKEESMRWTSGIMQVGGHASKPSSSNKKPWMFPRSKKFLGKKTDSRIVESFLKEFFRTSSARIFYIQIVCISTVSIIMSPRWIAAIILVFALVAISRYARDYWNEFTKKMFLHLYCAEGKLLLLRWKANRYLLLPVILLYGIVIFSHFYLLAAVVSGVVFILLIVWIVFLPLKKSQ